The region ACCCAGATGTCCGGCAGGTGCTCTCCGCCCAGGCCTGCGCGGCCTAGGGCGTCAATCATGTCATCGACGATCCTGCTCGGGCGGCCATCGAAAGTGCCGATATTGAGGCTTTTCGGCCCAGGGCGGAACTCCACCTCCGCGGGCCCCGTATGGATGAAGAAGCCGCGGATGATGCCCGGGTAGACGTTGTCCCGTCCGTAGCGCTCGGCGGCCAGGTACGGGATCTCCACGGAGTTGTGGGTCGTGATAAGCGCGGCCCCGTCCGGCACTGACGGGAACGGGTCGGCACCTGGCAGAGCCTTCGTCGCAGCGATAACGACGTCGATGGCGGCGTCGTCGGCAAGCTCTTCCCAGGTTTCGGCGGCGCGCACGGGGATGACCTCACGGCGGCCGTGCTCGTCGGTGAGGGTAAGCCCAACCTCGCGGAGCCTGCGCAAGGTCTCACCCCTAGCGAGAAAGACCACGTCAGAGCCTGCCTGTGCCAGTCGCCCGCCGAACCAACCTCCGACGGCGCCCGCCCCGATAATTCCGATTCTCATGGTCGCCATGTTACGTCGGTGCCGAAGTGACATTTGCGGATTCATGACTTCCATTCACAACCCGGGAAATGAATTCACAGCTGGCCCCGGAGAACCTATCTTTCCCTACTACGAACTGGTATCCTTCGGCGCCTAGTTCGCTGAGATCCTCGCTCTTTCCGAGACCTCGGATAGGCGCCCACGCGTAATCGCCGTCGATGGCAGCGGCTGCATCCGCCCCCTCCCTCACCCCGCTTTACGACGCCACGGTCTTCGTCCAATCCGATCTTGCGAAAGCTAAGGCCAGAGGTGTTGAGTGGGACGTCGAACTGGGAGTCAATGGCGGCCGCGAGGAGGCGGAAGCCTTCTTGGACTCGTGGGCGAGCGAAGAAAGTTCGTTCATGGAAAAGACTCGCCCCTGGCACGATGCCGACTTCGTTGTGGTGGGACACGCGCCGAGCGAGCTACCCGAGGGCATGGTCACAATCGACGGAAGGTGCCAACGCTTCCTCGACCAGCTGGGCGACGAGTGCTTGGTGGTCGCGACAATCGACGAAGAAATGTGATTAATTCCACTCACATGTTTCCTTGTCGGGTTTTATCACCCAGCGTTAAGCTGGCACTAACAGATATCAACCCAGGGTTGTTACTCGTATGAGGCAAGACCTGAGGCCACTGCAGTTTTGCGGTGCCCTCGGGTCTTTTTTGTTTTTCCGGCCTCACTCGACCAGCGGCTCTACCTACTGCGAAAGAAGGACACGATGGGATCATCAAAAGATTCCAGCGCGAGGGCAATTATTGAAAACCTCGGCGGTCCGGAGAACATCTCCAGCCTGACTCACTGCGCCACCCGCCTGCGCTTCGAGTTGGGGGACGTAGCCAAGATCAACGAAGACAAGATTGACAAGGTTCCCGGCGTGCTGGGTGTCGTTCACCAGGGCGATAACCGCTACCAGGTGATCTGCGGCGGTGGCGTCGAGTCGATGTACACCGCAATCAAGCACCTGCCCGAGATGCAGGGCGCGGGCGTTGCCACCAAGTCCAACGCGGACGTCAAGGCCGAGGCCCGCTCGAAGGCGCGCGGCAAGTACTCGTGGCTGGATAATTTCTTCGAGTACCTGTCGGACTCCTTCCGCCCGATTCTGGGCGTGCTGCTGGGCGCATCCCTCATCATCGCCATCGCGGCGGTCCTCGACGGCCTGAAGATCGTCGACTTCCGCGCCGACGACAAGTCCGCCACCTGGGTCTTCGTCGATGCAATGTGGCGCAGTGTCTTCTACTTCCTGCCGATCATGGTCGCCTACAACGCAGCAAAGAAGCTGCGCGTCGACCCGTGGCTGGGCGCCGCCGTCATGGGTGCGCTGATGACACCCGAATTCATGAGCTTGAAGGACACCGATCGCTTCGCCGACACGGTCAAGACCGTCAACGAGACGCTGGGCACCGAGTCCTTCACCGCCAACGTATTCGGCTTCGCGATGCAGCACAACGACTACGGCGGACAGGTCTTCGTCCCACTGATTATGGTCGCCATCCTGGCGCTGGTCTACCACGGTCTGAAGAAAATCTTCCCGGAGAATGTGCAGATGGTCTTCGTGCCGTTCATATCCATGCTAATCATGATCCCGCTGACCGCTTTCATCGTCGGCCCGCTGGGCGTCTGGCTCGGTACCGGTATCGGCTCCGGCCTGGCATGGATGAACTCCAACGCACCGTTCGTCTTCGCAATCCTGATTCCGATGCTCTACCCGTTCCTGGTTCCGCTGGGCCTGCACTGGCCACTCAACGCCCTGATGCTGGTCAACATCCAGACCCTGGGCTACGACTTCATCCAGGGCCCGATGGGTGCATGGAACTTCGCCTGCTTTGGCGCCACCGCCGGTGTCCTGGTTCTGTCCCTGCGTGACCGCGACGTCCAGATGCGCCAGACCGCGACGGGCGCCCTGGCAGCCGGCCTCTTCGGTGGCATCTCCGAGCCTTCCCTCTACGGTATCCACCTGCGCTTCAAGAGGGTCTACCCGCGCATGCTGCTGGGCTGCTTCGCCGGCGGCCTGACCATCGCAATCCTGTCCGCTCCGTACGGCGGTGTGAAGACCAACGCATTCGTCTTCACCTCCTTGATCACCACCGTCGTATTCAAGCCGATCTGGGTCTACCTGATCTCCATCGCAGTGGCGTTCTTCGTCGCGATGTTCGCCATCATCCTCACCGACTACCGCACCCCAGAAGAGAAGGCTGAGGCCGAGGCCGCTCGCGCCGCCGCACAGGCTGACGCCGACGCGGAGGCCGCCGAGGAAGCACCGCTTGCCGACGATTCCCCGGTTGCTCCCGCCACTGCCACCACCACGGGCGCAGGTTCCGCGGCGGGTGTGGCCACTGCGGTTGCCACCAAGGTTGAGGTCGCCGCTCCGGTTGCTGGCGAAGTCATCAGCCTGGACGCCGCCGGCGACAAGGTCTTCGCCTCCCGCGCCCTCGGCGAGGGCGTCGGCATCAAGCCGACCGAGTCTCGCATCGTCGCGCCTGTGTCCGGCACCCTGATGACGGTAGCCAAGACCGGTCACGCCTTCGGAATCAAGACCGACGACGACGTCGAGGTCCTGGTACACGTCGGCATCGACACCGTGAAGATGGCCGGCGAGGGCTTCGAGGTGAAGGTCGAGAAGAAGCAACGTGTTAACGCCGGTGACCTCCTCGCTGAGGTCGACTTCGACAAGATTGTCGGTGCCGGCTACCCAACCACGACCATCATGACCGTCACCAACACCAAGAAGTTGGCGAGCGTCGAGCCGAAGATCGGCTCCACGGTCCGCGCCGGCGACGCGGTTATCGAAGTTAGGCCATAATCGGGTTTACGTGTCGCTGCCCTGCGACACGTACAACCAGACCTACTAGGAGCCCCGCGTAAACGCCGCTATGGAAATCCTGCGAGTATTCAACAACAACGTGGTTCTGGCCAAAGACTTCGCTGGCGAAAAAATTGTCACCGGCCGAGGAATTGGTTTCAAAGCCCGCCCGGGACAGCCCATTGACCCTAAAAAGGTCGTCCGGGTTTTCGTTCCGGCCGACGGCCGCGACCCGGACCACCTGGCCGAATTACTCGCAGGTATTCCTTTGTCACATATCAAGTTAATGACTGACGCGGTCGCCGCTGCGGGTCTGAGCGAAGCGGCGTCGCAAAGCCCCACCCTCCTGATGGCGCTAGCCGACCATATCGGTTTTGCCATCCAGCGGGCCTCGAAGGGACAGACCGTCGAGTACCCGCTTCTCGCGGAGGTCAGCCAACTCTATAGCGATGAATACAGGCAGGCTCGTGCCATGCTCGCTTTCGTCAATGACCACCTGCGTCGCCACGAAATCGTCGAGCTGCCTGAAGCTGAAGCGGTCGCCCTGACACTGCACCTGGTCAATGCGGGTTTTTCCACGGGAGATCTTTCATTCACCTACACCATGACCGGTGTTTTGCAGCAGCTGATTGCAGTGATTGAAAACGACTACGGAATTCGGCTCAGCTCCGAGACCGTCAGCGTCGGCCGCTTCATTACTCACCTGCGATACCTGTTCGTACGCATCGCGCAGCATGAGCAGCTGGAAGAGCAGTACTCGGCCATCGGGCAGGCGATTCGGGACAGCGATCCCGAGGCCTACCAGTGCGCTCAGCGGATCGCAGCGGTCATCGAGCTTCGGCTCGGGGCCTCGTTGACCGAGGACGAAATTTCATATCTCACCTTGCACGTGTCCCGCATTGTGCAGGGAATGGCTGTATCCCCCACCGCCGCAAAGCAGGGTCCGGCCGCCGACAGCGGCGGCAAGTCCGCATGTGCACCTAGTGTGGTGGGTAGTACAGGCATTGATTCCAAGCCATATCGAAAGGATTCACACATGATTACTCGCACCGCCACCATCGGTTCCTCCGTCGGCCTCCACGCTCGCCCGGCCTCTCTCTTCACCGCCGCCGCGGCCGAGTACGACTACGACATTGTGATCTCTCTCGACGACGAAGAGGCTGACGCAGCCTCCATCCTGGAGGTCATGACCCTGGGCGCCAAGCACGGCGATGTTGTCACCCTCAGCTGCGAGGATGATGCCGCGGCCGGCGCTCTCGACGAGCTCGCCGCGATGCTCGAGCGCGACCTGGACGCTGAGTAAGCCGCGCCATTTCCAAGTTTTACAGCGCTGACAAAAATCGCGAGCACTTAGCCTGCGATGATCCCAAGGGAGAACTAGAACAGTGTTTGAAGAACACACCGTCGTCTTCGGCATCGGAGTCTCTACTGGCACCGCAAGTGCAGAGGTGGTGAAGGTCCTCCCCGCCCCAGGTGTGAACGAAGCCGAGCCGGCCAGTACGGACGCCGCCGCTGATGGCCAGCGTGTGCGCGAGGCCATGGCCGCCGTTGCCTCCGCTTTGAAGGACCAGGCCGAGCACTCCAATGCCAAGGCCCGTCCAATTCTTGAGGCCACCGCTCAGCTCGCCTCCGACCGCGCGCTGGCCAAGGCCGTGGACAAGAAGCTGAAGAAAGGCTCCGGCGTCACCCGCGCGGTACACGACGCCGTCGAGGACTACGCCCAGCTGCTGGCCAGCTTGGGCGGCTATATGGCCGAGCGAGTCACCGACCTCTACGACGTCCGCGATCGCACGATCTGCGAACTCCGCGGGCTTCCCAAGCCCGGTGTCCCCTTCGTCTCTTCCCCCTCCATTTTGCTTGCCGACGACCTGGCGCCGGCCGAAACCGTCGGCCTGGACCCGGAACTTGTCGTGGGAATCGTCACGGCGGGTGGAGGTCCGACTAGCCACACTGCTATCTTGGCAGCACAGCTCGGCATCCCGGCAGTCGTCAAGGCGAGCGGAATCATGGACGTTGAAGCTGGCACCACAGTCGCAATTGACGGTGGCGCGGGCGAGGTAATCGTCCACCCGACCGAAGAAGAGATTGCGGAGCTGCACGAGCGTGCAAAGCGTCGCGCTGCCGCACTGGCGGAGTCGACCGGTGCCGGCAAGACGGCGGATGGTTTCCCAGTGAAGTTGCTGGCGAACATCGGCACGGCCGAGGATGGCGAGGCCGCAGCCAAGAAGGACGTGGAGGGCACAGGCCTGTTCCGCACCGAGTTCCTCTTCCTCGACCGCGAGAGCGCACCGACGCTCGAAGAGCAGACGGAAACCTACACCCGTGTGCTCGAGGCTTTCGGCACGCGCCGCGTAGTCGTGCGCACTCTGGACGCCGGGGCGGATAAACCGCTTAGCTTCGCTGACCTCGGCGAGGAGGAAAACCCGGCGCTGGGACGTCGCGGTTTGCGCCTGGCGCAGGCTCGGGAGGATCTGATGGATACTCAGCTCGATGCCCTCGCCGCAGCCTTCGAGGCCACCGGCCGCAAGGCTGACCTGCGGGTCATGGCTCCGATGGTGGCGACCACGGAAGAAGCAACCTGGTTCGCTGACAAGGCCCGGGAACGTGGGCTGCCTTCGGTCGGCATCATGATTGAGGTCCCGGCCGCCGCGATTAGGGCCAAGCAGCTGCTGTCGATCGTGGACTTCGCCTCCATCGGCACCAACGACCTGTCGCAGTACACGATGGCCGCCGACCGAATGCAGGGCGCGCTGTCCGATTTGCTCTCCCCGTGGCAGCCGGCAGTGCTGCAGATGATTAGGTCAGCGTGTAAGGGCGGCGACGCAACGGGCAAGCCTATCAGCGTCTGTGGTGAGGCTGGTGGCGACCCGCTGCTCGCGCTCGTCCTCGTTGGCCTCGGTGTGGGATCTTTGTCGATGGCGACGAAGAAGGTCCCCGCGGTCCGCGCAGCCCTGCGAATGCACGACCGCACTACGTGCCAGCAGATGGCTGCTTACGCCGTCGACGCTGCGACGGCTGAAGACGCGAGGGCGGCCGTGGAGAACCTGGCAAATCCGAAGATTAAGGATCTGCTCTAGCCTCCGGTCTCGATCGCTCGTCGATACCGAGCGCTACCGGTGTGGCAACTCCGCGCGGTAGATAAAGACAAGGGTGCCGAGGATTTTCACCTCGGCGCCTTTTCAATATTTCTAGACTGAGGCTGTGCTCAAGTGGTTGTGCCCTAGCACCCGTTCTCAACAATCTTGAAAGGACAAAGTTGTGGCCTGGTTAGTTTTGATTGCCTCCGGAGCTTTCGAAGCCGTGTGGGCCGTTGCCCTGGATAAGTCGCAGGGTTTTACTCGGCTGGTGCCCTCACTTGTTTTCGTCGTGGCCCTTGTTATCTCCATGGGAGGCCTAGCCTGGGCCATGAAAACGCTACCGCTCGGCACGTCATATGCGGTGTGGGTCGGGGTTGGTGCCAGTTTGGCTGTTGTTTACTCCTTTGCGGCCGGCGCAGAGACCGTCTCGATCGCGAAGATTATTTTCCTGATCATGATTGTCGGTGGTGTCGTCGGTCTAAAGGCCGTCTCTTAAAGATACCTTCGGCTCTTTCCCTCCGCTATCGCTCGAAGGGGGCCTATTTCGACTCTCGTATGCTGCTCAACTAGGCTAAATAGGTAGTTTTTACGGACACCACCCCGTCCGAAGACCACTTGCGCGTTTCACATAATTTGCTCCACAAAGCCCGTGGTCGCGCTCAACAAATCAACACCAATTTGAACATGTAATTTAATCTGCTGTTCCGCCCCTCATCTACCGGGCGTATTTGACGGCACCGCCCCAACCTGAGGGGCGAATCAATCATTTAGAAAGAACACAATTCTCATGTCCAAGGCGAGTGGGGTGGAGTCCCCCAAGTCCTTTACCACCATCATTGTGGTAACTGCCCTAATGCTATTTTCGATGTTCTTCGGCGCGGGAAACTTGATTTTCCCACCGAAGCTCGGCGTCGACTCGGGCACCAATTTTGGCCCATCTATTCTCGGCTTTTTGCTCACCGGTGTCGCTTTGCCGGTGCTGGCTATCGTCGCAATCGCAATTTCGGGTCGCAACATGCGTGACCTTGCTCTTCGCGGCGGCCGTTTCTTTTCCTGGGCTTTCCCAGTAATCGCTTACCTTTCCATCGGCGCTTTCTACGCGCTGCCGAGGACTGGTGCCGTCTCTTACGAAACCGGCGTTCAGCCCCTGTTTGGTTGGGGTTCGCTGCCTGCAGCAGCGGGCTTTTACTTCGTCTTCTTCGGCATCGCCCTGTTCCTGGCGTGGAATCCGAATGAGATTGTCTCGAAGCTGGGCAAGATTTTGACCCCGGCGCTGCTGATTCTTCTGGTCATCTTGGTCGGGTTCTCCTTCACCAAGTTCTCCCCCATCGACATGGCACCGATTGAGAAGTACTCGACGGCACCATTTGCCGCCGGTCTGGTCGAGGGCTACCTGACCATGGATTCCATCGCAGGTCTGGCGTTTGGCATCATCGTTATCTCCGCGCTGCGCTTCAACGGTGTCCCGGAGGGCAATAAGACCATTCGCGGCACCATCGTTGCTGGCAGCATCGCCGGCGTGCTGCTAGCGATTATCTACCTGGGCCTGGGCTACGTAGGCCAGGTTCTTCCCGGCGCGGACACCTTCGAAAACGGCTCCGGAATTCTCGCCGAGGTTTCGAAGCAGACCATGGGCCAGGTCGGCCAGATTGTCTTCGGCCTAATCGTTCTGCTCGCGTGCATGACCACTGCGGTCGGCCTGATTGCAGCGACCAGTGAGTTTTTCAATTTGCTCATCCCGGGCGTCAGCTACAAGACCTGGGCAGTTCTTTTCACCGTTATGTCCTTCGCCATGGCTACCCAGGGCCTGTCTCAGGTTCTCGCTATTGCAGCGCCCATCATTACGTTCATCTACCCGCCGGCAATCACGCTGATCTTCCTGACTCTGCTGGAGCCGGTTATCGCCCGCAACTTCAACCTGCACTGGACTTTCCGCCTAGGTATCTGGGTGGCTACCATCTGGTCCGCGGTCTCGGTTCTGTCCAGCCTCGGAGTAGGCGGCAGCACCGTGGAGAACGCCCTGAGCCTCGTCCCGGGCCACGCGGTCCAGTTTGGCTGGTTCCTGCCGACACTGATTGCTGTCGTCATCGGCTACATTGCCGACTTCGCCACCCGCAACTCCCGCGAGCCAGATCCGCTTCTCGACGAGCACAGCTCAGTGGCAGCAGCGTAAAAAAGTTTGCCCCTGCTTAGATAAAAGGATTTTTCCATGAGTTCCACTCCGCGATTTACGCAGTCGCTTCTCTTCCGCGTGATTGTCGCCATCATCCTCGGTGTCATCTGCAGCTTCTTCTTTCCAGAATGGCTGGCCAAGGTCTTCGTCACTTTTAATGGCCTGTTCGGTAACTTCCTGGGATTCTTCATCCCGGTCCTGATCTTCGCCCTGATTACCCCGGCTATTGCGAGCCTCGGTAAGGGCGCCGGAAAATGGCTCGGAATCACCACCGGTATCGCCTACGGCTCGACCATTTTCTCCGGCCTACTCGCCTACGGCGCTTCGCAGGCTTTGTACCCGTGGCTGCTGGGATCCGACCAGACCGCAAAGTCCGTCGATATTGAGAAGGGCGCCCTTGAGGGCTTCTTCTCGGTTGAGATGCCGCCGCCATTCGAGGTTATGACCGCCCTGCTGCTGGCCTTCTGCGTCGGCCTGGCCATGACCGCGGTCAAGTCCGATTCGCTCTACCGCGCCTCCGAGCAGCTCCGCGACGTGATTATGAAGGTCATCTCCTCTTTCATCATTCCGCTGCTGCCGATCTACATCTTCGGCATGTTCCTGGCCATGGGCATGAACGGCAACCTGACTGCCACCCTGTCCATGTTCTTCAAGGTCCTGGTCCTGGCAATTATCGGCACCGTCGTGCTGCTGGCAATCCAGTTTGCCATCGCTGGCGCCGTCGCGGGCCGCAACCCGCTGACTTCCCTGAAGAACATGATGCCTGCATACGCGACCGCACTGGGTACTTCTTCCTCCGCCGCGACCATCCCGGTTACCTACAAGTCCGCACTGCAAAACGGTGTCACTGAGAAGGTCGCCGGCTTCACCGTGCCGCTGTGCGCGACCATTCACCTGGCCGGCTCGATGATGAAGATCTCGCTATTTGCGTTCGCCATCATGTACATGAGCTCTCAGCCGGTGTCCTTCGGCATGGCTGTCGGCTTCATCCTGATGCTGGGGGTAACCATGATTGCCGCCCCGGGCGTGCCGGGTGGCGCCATCATGGCCGCGGTTGGTCTGCTGTCTTCCATGCTCGGCTTCAACGAGGAGCAGGTCGCTCTGATGATTGCTGCCTACATCGCCATCGATTCCTTCGGTACAGCCTGTAACGTTACGGGTGACGGTGCCATCGCTATGGTCGTCAACCGCTTCGCAAAGGGCGCCATCGTCGACCGCTCTGCCGAGCTCGAAGCAGAAGTTAACTAACTCACCGATCCAACGACACGCAAAGTAAGGGGCCAGCTGTGGACTTTATTTCGACTCGCGACCCGGAGCGCACTCCCAGTAAGTTCTCGGACATCCTGCTCGGCGGGCTTGCAGACGACGGCGGTCTCTACCTTCCCATCGAGTACCCGCAGGTAGACGATGCCACTCTGACCCGCTGGCGCGCGGTGCTTGCCGACGAGGGCTACGCGGCCCTGGCTGCCGAGGTCATCGGCCTCTTCGTGGACGATATTCCTGCCAAGGATTTGCGGGCTATCTGCGATCGCGCGTACACCTACCCGAAGTTCTCCGACAAGGACATCGTGCCGGTAACGAAGCTGGAGGACGGCCTCTACATCGGACACCTGTCGATGGGCCCCACCGCCGCGTTCAAAGACATGGCGATGCAGCTGCTCGGCGAGTTCTTTGAGTACGAGCTCGCCCGCCGCGGCGAAACTCTGAATATTCTGGGCGCCACCTCCGGCGACACTGGTTCCTCCGCGGAGTACGCCATGCGCGGTCGCGAGGGCATCAACGTGTTCATGCTGACCCCTGCGGGCCGCATGACTGCGTTCCAGCAGGCGCAGATGTTCGGTCTGCAGGACGCCAACATCCACAACGTCGCCCTCGACGGAGTCTTCGACGACTGCCAGGACATCGTCAAGGCGGTCTCCGGCGATCTCGAGTACAAGGCCTCCCGCCACATCGGTGCGGTCAACTCAATCAACTGGGCGCGCCTGATGGCTCAGGTTGTCTACTACGTCTCCTGCTGGATTCGTGTCACTGGCGGCAACGGGCCGAAGGCAAACAACGCAGAGAAGGTCAGCTTCAGCGTTCCGACGGGCAACTTCGGCGACATCTGCGCTGGCCACATTGCCCGCCAGATGGGCGTTCCGATCGACCGCCTTATCGTTGCGACGAACGAAAACGATGTTCTCGACGAGTTCTTCCGTACCGGCGGATACCGCGTCCGCTCCTCCGCGGAGACTCAGGCGACATCCTCGCCGTCGATGGACATCTCGCGTGCCTCGAACTTCGAGCGCTTCATCTTCGATCTGCTCGGCCGCGACGCGGAGCGTACCGCGCTGCTGTTCGGCAAGAAGGTCAAGGAGGGCGGATTCTCGCTGACCGGCGAGCGCATCTTCGCAGATGCTTCCGCAAAGTACGGATTCCTCTCCGGCCGCTCCACCCACGCCAACCGCATCGCGACGATTAAGGATTGCTGGGAGCGCCTCGGTGTGCTGGTCGACCCGCACACGGCCGATGGCATCCACGTCGCCCGCGGCGTCCAGGAGCTGGTTGCCACCCCGATTGTCTGTCTTGAGACCGCCCTACCGGTGAAATTCTCTGAGACGATCATGGAGGCCACGGGCCGCGAGCCGGATTGCCCCGAGCGTTTCGAGGCCATCCTCGACGCTCCCCGCCGCGTTACGGACCTACCGAACGATGCGGACGTCGTCAAGCAGTTTATCGACGACAACCTGGCCTAAAGCCAGCCTCAGCCGATAGGGATTCGACCGGGAGATCGAGTTTTTCGGGGGCGCTGCCATTTTCCACGGCGGCGCCCCTTTTCTGTGCGTTCATACTGCCCTTTTTTCTTGGGGCAATCACCCGTTTTTTCGCCATTCGACGCGCGGGACGCGGCGAAATCGCGCACAATGGCTCCCCATGAGCACTTCACCGGCACGCGTCGACGCCTCCCTCACTTCCGTCCCCGCCCCTACCCCGGCCCCAAGGAACCCGGGGAAAGTGTCGGCTACGGTGTCGACTGCCATCGCCGAAGAGCTCCGCTCGTTCTGCCGCCACTGCTTCGGCCTGATTGGTAATGCGAACTCGCACTTCATCTCGGCGCTGACCGAGTCCGGGTTTGGGTACTCCTCGGTGCGCCACGAGTCGGCCGCGGTTGGAGCCGCGGACGCCTTCTACCGGGCGGGCGGGGGCATGGCCATCGCGACGACCACTTGCGGCGCCGGCTTCACCAACGCGCTGACCACACTCGCCGAGGCCAAGGCCGCGCGCATCCCGCTAATTTTTGTCACCGGCACACACCCGGCCACACCCCGCCCCTTCGACCTGGACCAGTCGGCGCTCCTCGACGCGCTGGGGGTCTGCTACCTCACCGCCTCGCCTTCGTCCGCGCGTGCCGACGCGCGTATCGCCGCCGAACTCGCGGAGTTCCTGCGCGAACCGGTGGTGGTGCAGATTCCATTCGATGTCCAGGATGCGGTGCTAGTCGCCGGAGGTAATACGCCGAAGAATATTCATCTTTTGGAGACCGCCACCGGGGCCCACGGGGCATCCTCGGCGCAGCTGCAGCGCCCGCTCCGGACCAGCGACTCCGCGGCGTTGGACTCTCCCGGCGCAACGGTGGAGGATGTGGCCCGCCTGCTGCACTCCGCCCGCCGGCCACTGATTGTCTCCGGGCGCGGGGTGAGCATGTCCGGCACTGCGGGGCTCGTGCGCTCTATCGGTGACCGCGTCGGTGCGCTTTTTATGCACTCGGCGATGGCGAGGCACGTGGTGCCAGGGCCGTGGGAGCTCGGCACAGTGGGCGGTTTCGCGCACGGCTGGCAGGTGGACCTGGCTAGGCAGGCGGATGTGGTCGTCGTCCTAGGGGCAAGCCTCAACGCGTTTCAGTGTCGCGGCGGGAACATGTTCTCGCCGGAGGCGACGGTCATCCATATTCTCGACGAGCCTCACCCGGCGTCCCAGGCCGCGGACATTCGACTCTTCTCGCAGCTCGAGGAAATCCTCCCGGTTTTGGACCGCATCCTCGGCGAGTCAATCGTCGAGGCCACCCCGGAGTCCAAGCCCCGCGGCGAAGGCTCTTGGCGCGAGCAGCTCGGCCGGCTTCCAGCGCCATCCGCCGAGGAGCTGGTCGGCGCGATCACCTGCGACGATGGCGCCCTGGATCCCCGGGCGTGCCTGCAACAGCTAGATCGCCTGCTGCCCGCCCGACGTGCCGTGTGCACCGACGGAGGACACTTCTTGGGCTGGGTACCGAAATTCTTGGACGTTCCCTCGCCGGATAGCCAGGTGATTGTCGGCACGGCGATTCAATCCATCGGTATGGGGCTCGGTTCCCTGGTCGGGCTCGCAGCCGCCAAGCCCGAGGACTACTGCGTCCTGGTCGCCGGCGACGGCGGCGGGATGATGGGCCTGGCCGACCTCGGCTCGGCGATCGAGAGCTTAAACCGCGGCGCCATCGTTTTCATGAACGACGCAGCCTACGGCGCCGAGCTGCACCAGTACGCCAAGGCGGGCCTCGACACCTCCTCGATGGTCATCGATGACTGTGACTTCGCAGCCCTCGGGAGGGCCTTCGGCGCGGAGGGTTTCACAGTCCGCACCGAGGCCGACCTCGAAGCTCTGCGCGACTACTACGCGGGGCTCGACGACCCCCACAGCGATTCAGCAGACGGTCACCGTCGTAAAGTCGCGGTTATCGATTTCAAGATCTCCCGTTCCGTGGTGGCTGACTTCGTCAAGGAGGTACTGGCGAAGAAGTAACAGCCCCGCTTCGCCCCACCCCCGGGTGTAGTACTACACTGCAACGAGTGATTGCACAGCGCCCCGACGACAACTTTTCCGGCCAGACCACTACCAACGCTGTGACCTACCCGCCCGGGTACAAGGACCCCCGCGAGCATGTCACCGCACGCGCGGTTGGAATCTGGCTGGTGGCGCTCATTACCTACATCGTCGCGATCACGGGCCGTACCTCCCTGGGCGTCGCAGGCGTCGAGGCCCTTGACCGCTTCCACATCAACGCCTCCCAACTGGCCGTCTTCACCGCCGTCCAGGTCGGCGTTTACGCCCTCGCACAGATTCCGACGGGAATCATCATCGACCGCGTCGGGGCGAAGAAGACCATGGTCGCCGGCGCACTTATCATGGCGCTGGGCCAGGCAATCCTCGCACTGACGACCTCCTACCCGCTGGCCATTGCCGCGCGTGTACTGATCGGCGCCGGAGACGC is a window of Corynebacterium lactis RW2-5 DNA encoding:
- the brnQ gene encoding branched-chain amino acid transport system II carrier protein, giving the protein MSKASGVESPKSFTTIIVVTALMLFSMFFGAGNLIFPPKLGVDSGTNFGPSILGFLLTGVALPVLAIVAIAISGRNMRDLALRGGRFFSWAFPVIAYLSIGAFYALPRTGAVSYETGVQPLFGWGSLPAAAGFYFVFFGIALFLAWNPNEIVSKLGKILTPALLILLVILVGFSFTKFSPIDMAPIEKYSTAPFAAGLVEGYLTMDSIAGLAFGIIVISALRFNGVPEGNKTIRGTIVAGSIAGVLLAIIYLGLGYVGQVLPGADTFENGSGILAEVSKQTMGQVGQIVFGLIVLLACMTTAVGLIAATSEFFNLLIPGVSYKTWAVLFTVMSFAMATQGLSQVLAIAAPIITFIYPPAITLIFLTLLEPVIARNFNLHWTFRLGIWVATIWSAVSVLSSLGVGGSTVENALSLVPGHAVQFGWFLPTLIAVVIGYIADFATRNSREPDPLLDEHSSVAAA
- a CDS encoding dicarboxylate/amino acid:cation symporter, with protein sequence MSSTPRFTQSLLFRVIVAIILGVICSFFFPEWLAKVFVTFNGLFGNFLGFFIPVLIFALITPAIASLGKGAGKWLGITTGIAYGSTIFSGLLAYGASQALYPWLLGSDQTAKSVDIEKGALEGFFSVEMPPPFEVMTALLLAFCVGLAMTAVKSDSLYRASEQLRDVIMKVISSFIIPLLPIYIFGMFLAMGMNGNLTATLSMFFKVLVLAIIGTVVLLAIQFAIAGAVAGRNPLTSLKNMMPAYATALGTSSSAATIPVTYKSALQNGVTEKVAGFTVPLCATIHLAGSMMKISLFAFAIMYMSSQPVSFGMAVGFILMLGVTMIAAPGVPGGAIMAAVGLLSSMLGFNEEQVALMIAAYIAIDSFGTACNVTGDGAIAMVVNRFAKGAIVDRSAELEAEVN
- the thrC gene encoding threonine synthase, which encodes MDFISTRDPERTPSKFSDILLGGLADDGGLYLPIEYPQVDDATLTRWRAVLADEGYAALAAEVIGLFVDDIPAKDLRAICDRAYTYPKFSDKDIVPVTKLEDGLYIGHLSMGPTAAFKDMAMQLLGEFFEYELARRGETLNILGATSGDTGSSAEYAMRGREGINVFMLTPAGRMTAFQQAQMFGLQDANIHNVALDGVFDDCQDIVKAVSGDLEYKASRHIGAVNSINWARLMAQVVYYVSCWIRVTGGNGPKANNAEKVSFSVPTGNFGDICAGHIARQMGVPIDRLIVATNENDVLDEFFRTGGYRVRSSAETQATSSPSMDISRASNFERFIFDLLGRDAERTALLFGKKVKEGGFSLTGERIFADASAKYGFLSGRSTHANRIATIKDCWERLGVLVDPHTADGIHVARGVQELVATPIVCLETALPVKFSETIMEATGREPDCPERFEAILDAPRRVTDLPNDADVVKQFIDDNLA
- a CDS encoding thiamine pyrophosphate-binding protein is translated as MSTSPARVDASLTSVPAPTPAPRNPGKVSATVSTAIAEELRSFCRHCFGLIGNANSHFISALTESGFGYSSVRHESAAVGAADAFYRAGGGMAIATTTCGAGFTNALTTLAEAKAARIPLIFVTGTHPATPRPFDLDQSALLDALGVCYLTASPSSARADARIAAELAEFLREPVVVQIPFDVQDAVLVAGGNTPKNIHLLETATGAHGASSAQLQRPLRTSDSAALDSPGATVEDVARLLHSARRPLIVSGRGVSMSGTAGLVRSIGDRVGALFMHSAMARHVVPGPWELGTVGGFAHGWQVDLARQADVVVVLGASLNAFQCRGGNMFSPEATVIHILDEPHPASQAADIRLFSQLEEILPVLDRILGESIVEATPESKPRGEGSWREQLGRLPAPSAEELVGAITCDDGALDPRACLQQLDRLLPARRAVCTDGGHFLGWVPKFLDVPSPDSQVIVGTAIQSIGMGLGSLVGLAAAKPEDYCVLVAGDGGGMMGLADLGSAIESLNRGAIVFMNDAAYGAELHQYAKAGLDTSSMVIDDCDFAALGRAFGAEGFTVRTEADLEALRDYYAGLDDPHSDSADGHRRKVAVIDFKISRSVVADFVKEVLAKK